In one window of Nevskiales bacterium DNA:
- a CDS encoding 6-phosphofructokinase produces the protein MAARNAFYAQSGGVTAVINASAAGVIETARRHPDKIGKVYAGRNGIIGALTEDLIDTTQEPAENIAALKHTPAGAFGSCRYKLKGFDKNQAEYERLIEVFRAHDIGYFFYNGGGDSADTCLKVSQLGEKMGYPIQAIHVPKTMDNDLPLTDTCPGFGSVAKYTAVSIREASFDLASMAKTSTKVFILEVMGRHAGWTAAAGGLAAEQDGDGPQVILFPEIVFDEEKFLARVDATVRKVGWCTIVASEGLHAPSGEFLSEAGTQDAFGHSQLGGLAPLLADLVKQKLKLKYHYAIADYLMRSARHIVSKTDLDQAYATGRAAVELALAGKSGVMVSIVRKSDSPYVWETGEAPLEKVANVERKMPREFITEDGFHITDACRRYLSPLIQGEDYPPMRNGLPVYVTLRNVAVPKKCPPFELKKA, from the coding sequence ATCCGGACAAGATCGGCAAGGTCTATGCCGGTCGCAACGGGATCATCGGGGCCCTGACTGAGGATCTGATCGACACCACGCAGGAACCGGCCGAGAACATCGCGGCGCTCAAGCACACCCCGGCCGGCGCCTTCGGCTCCTGCCGCTACAAGCTCAAGGGCTTCGACAAGAACCAGGCCGAGTACGAGCGCCTGATCGAGGTGTTCCGGGCGCACGACATCGGCTACTTCTTCTACAACGGCGGCGGCGACTCGGCCGACACCTGCCTCAAGGTCAGCCAGCTCGGCGAGAAGATGGGCTACCCGATCCAGGCCATCCATGTGCCCAAGACCATGGACAACGACCTGCCGCTGACCGACACCTGCCCCGGCTTCGGCTCGGTGGCCAAGTACACGGCCGTGTCCATCCGCGAGGCCAGCTTCGATCTCGCCAGCATGGCCAAGACCTCGACCAAGGTGTTCATTCTTGAAGTCATGGGCCGCCACGCCGGCTGGACCGCAGCCGCGGGTGGACTCGCTGCGGAGCAAGACGGCGACGGACCGCAGGTGATCCTGTTCCCGGAAATCGTGTTCGACGAGGAGAAGTTCCTCGCCAGGGTGGACGCCACGGTGCGCAAGGTCGGCTGGTGCACGATCGTCGCCAGCGAGGGCCTGCACGCGCCGTCCGGCGAGTTCCTGTCCGAGGCCGGCACCCAGGACGCCTTCGGCCACAGCCAGCTCGGCGGGCTGGCGCCGCTGCTCGCCGACCTCGTCAAGCAGAAGCTCAAGCTCAAGTATCACTACGCCATCGCCGACTACCTGATGCGTTCGGCGCGGCACATCGTCAGCAAGACCGACCTCGACCAGGCCTATGCCACCGGCCGCGCCGCGGTGGAGCTGGCGCTGGCCGGCAAAAGCGGCGTGATGGTGTCCATCGTGCGCAAGAGCGACAGCCCTTATGTGTGGGAAACCGGCGAGGCGCCGCTGGAGAAGGTCGCCAACGTCGAGCGCAAGATGCCGCGCGAGTTCATCACCGAGGACGGCTTCCACATCACCGACGCCTGCCGCCGCTACCTCTCGCCGCTGATCCAGGGCGAGGACTACCCGCCGATGCGCAATGGCCTGCCCGTTTACGTCACGCTGCGCAACGTGGCGGTGCCGAAGAAGTGTCCGCCCTTCGAGCTGAAGAAGGCGTAA